A single window of uncultured Methanospirillum sp. DNA harbors:
- a CDS encoding ABC transporter substrate-binding protein, which produces MILGLSGSVAAEDGKTLNIALGAEPTDLNAVANNAMMYDIIKVFSGLIKSDNNLAATGDLAKSWEQPDPNTYVFHLREGVKWHDGTDFSSDDIKFTYDLLRSKEWITIFPLSSEYEAITNIETPDKNTVKFTVKDPVVPFIERFSLPILPKHLLEGQDLTKSEFWQKPVGTGPYVFDHWSKGEELVFKANKNYYDGIPKIETLRYVIVPDESGRINLLKSGEVQVIKMGPKSMDSVKNEPGIKVLSTPSSNWYSLNLPYTLPQFKDKAVHQAIGLAINKQAILDSIYAGQGQLAYGPYRSESPVYNPDIITVQDTDKAKKILTDAGWKLGPDGIMEKDGVKLEFDLLYVATATERKDIAIAVVPDLEKIGIKVNPVALANWNEMTAEKWHNNAAVMAQGSPLDPDNNVYMIYHSKFINDGTNNLASYNSPEADKLIEQGRTTSEMSQRKPIYQQLQKVLAEDQPCVPILYGNNIYALNDKVSGMVPRNGPHGGSGNEGSICGNLWWNVEAWDIKE; this is translated from the coding sequence ATGATCCTTGGCTTATCTGGCAGTGTTGCTGCAGAAGATGGAAAGACTCTGAATATTGCCCTTGGTGCTGAACCGACGGATTTGAATGCAGTTGCAAATAATGCAATGATGTATGATATCATCAAAGTATTCAGCGGTCTTATTAAATCAGATAATAATCTGGCAGCAACTGGCGATCTAGCCAAATCATGGGAACAACCTGATCCGAACACCTATGTATTTCATCTTCGTGAAGGGGTGAAATGGCATGATGGAACTGACTTCTCATCAGATGATATCAAATTCACGTATGATCTTCTGAGAAGCAAAGAATGGATCACGATCTTCCCCCTGTCTTCAGAGTATGAAGCAATTACCAACATTGAAACACCAGACAAAAACACAGTTAAATTTACTGTGAAGGATCCTGTAGTTCCATTCATTGAAAGATTTTCGCTTCCGATTCTTCCAAAGCATCTGCTTGAAGGCCAGGATCTGACAAAGAGTGAATTCTGGCAAAAACCAGTAGGAACTGGGCCCTATGTATTTGATCACTGGAGCAAAGGTGAAGAACTGGTCTTTAAAGCTAATAAAAACTATTATGATGGGATTCCAAAGATTGAGACCCTACGATACGTTATTGTTCCTGATGAGAGTGGAAGGATAAACCTTCTGAAGTCAGGTGAGGTTCAGGTCATTAAGATGGGTCCGAAAAGCATGGACTCTGTAAAGAACGAACCTGGAATTAAAGTATTATCTACTCCATCTTCAAACTGGTATTCTTTGAATCTGCCGTACACGTTACCTCAGTTTAAAGATAAAGCAGTTCACCAGGCTATTGGGCTTGCTATCAACAAACAGGCGATATTAGATTCGATATATGCAGGGCAGGGTCAACTGGCATATGGACCATACCGGTCTGAGAGCCCGGTTTACAATCCTGACATCATAACTGTACAAGATACTGATAAAGCTAAAAAGATCCTGACCGATGCAGGATGGAAGCTCGGACCTGATGGAATTATGGAGAAAGATGGAGTAAAACTCGAATTTGATCTTCTCTATGTTGCTACTGCAACTGAACGCAAAGATATTGCCATCGCTGTAGTGCCTGATCTTGAAAAGATTGGAATCAAGGTAAATCCGGTTGCTCTTGCAAACTGGAATGAGATGACTGCTGAAAAGTGGCATAACAATGCTGCCGTTATGGCCCAGGGTTCACCGCTTGATCCTGACAATAACGTATACATGATATACCACTCGAAGTTCATCAATGATGGAACAAATAATCTGGCATCGTATAACAGCCCTGAAGCTGATAAGTTGATAGAACAGGGACGAACAACATCTGAAATGAGTCAGCGTAAACCGATCTATCAACAGCTTCAAAAGGTTCTTGCAGAGGATCAGCCCTGTGTTCCAATCCTGTACGGAAACAACATCTATGCCCTGAATGATAAGGTGTCTGGAATGGTCCCCCGGAATGGTCCGCATGGTGGAAGTGGAAACGAGGGTTCTATTTGCGGTAACCTGTGGTGGAATGTTGAAGCCTGGGATATAAAGGAGTAG
- a CDS encoding class I SAM-dependent methyltransferase: MNGLKDAIRIQWDESSQRYDLQHAHGIQTEEEKEAWINLFRTFTPADSYDILDVGCGTGEISMILAEMGHNVSGIDLSEGMLNKAKEKAKKMGLPVHFSIGDAESLSCDDQSFDLVINRHLLWTLPDPEKALYEWHRVLRPGGNVAVIDGLWRSDSIVDKVRRTCANIGVLVTERKNQFKRYYTPDMIQSLPHPYGMTSLTALEYIRNAGFTMPSLQSLKEIMDIQRKYMPISRRIGYQMPYFLITGKKSC, translated from the coding sequence ATGAATGGGTTGAAAGATGCTATTCGTATCCAATGGGATGAGTCATCTCAGCGATATGATTTACAACATGCTCATGGCATTCAGACTGAAGAAGAGAAAGAAGCCTGGATAAACCTATTCCGCACCTTTACTCCTGCTGACTCTTATGATATTCTGGATGTGGGATGTGGTACTGGGGAGATCAGTATGATTTTAGCAGAGATGGGGCACAACGTCAGCGGGATTGATCTTTCAGAAGGAATGCTGAACAAGGCAAAAGAGAAAGCCAAAAAAATGGGGCTTCCTGTTCATTTCAGCATAGGAGATGCAGAATCTCTCTCCTGTGATGATCAATCCTTTGATTTGGTAATCAATCGGCACCTTCTCTGGACATTACCTGACCCGGAAAAAGCACTCTATGAGTGGCACCGGGTTCTTCGTCCAGGTGGAAACGTTGCGGTTATTGATGGTCTTTGGAGATCTGACTCGATAGTAGATAAGGTTCGAAGAACATGTGCCAATATCGGGGTACTAGTAACAGAACGGAAAAATCAGTTCAAACGGTATTATACCCCTGATATGATCCAATCGCTTCCTCATCCGTACGGGATGACCTCATTGACCGCCCTTGAGTACATCCGGAATGCAGGATTTACTATGCCAAGCCTTCAATCCCTCAAAGAGATCATGGACATTCAACGTAAGTACATGCCGATATCACGACGGATTGGATATCAGATGCCTTATTTTTTAATTACCGGAAAAAAGTCCTGTTAA
- a CDS encoding dipeptide/oligopeptide/nickel ABC transporter ATP-binding protein yields the protein MPLPLMEVKGLTKTYLSGLVQKEEVRAVDNVSFFLNSGETVGLVGECGSGKTTLGRLILKLTDPTSGSIFFDGIDITHLTRREMRPFRRRMQIIFQDPEGSLNPRMKIYQSIAEPFKLWTDLSHDEIQEKIGSLVETVGLNPELLNRYPYQLSGGQNQRVVLSRILALEPDMLVADEPTASLDVSVQAQMLDIISRWRMVHPLALLFISHDIDLIKSISDTIITVDHGQIVGIDAKNN from the coding sequence GTGCCATTGCCACTGATGGAAGTTAAGGGATTAACAAAAACCTACCTCTCCGGGCTGGTTCAGAAAGAGGAAGTGAGAGCTGTGGATAATGTATCATTTTTTCTCAATTCCGGCGAGACTGTAGGGTTGGTTGGAGAATGTGGAAGTGGAAAGACCACTCTGGGTAGACTTATTCTAAAACTTACCGATCCCACCTCTGGCTCGATCTTTTTTGATGGAATTGATATTACTCATCTGACTCGTAGAGAGATGAGACCATTCAGGCGGAGAATGCAGATAATATTTCAGGATCCTGAAGGTTCTTTGAATCCACGAATGAAAATTTATCAGAGTATTGCTGAACCGTTTAAGTTATGGACTGACCTCTCACACGATGAGATACAGGAGAAGATTGGGTCACTGGTTGAGACCGTCGGTCTGAATCCTGAACTTTTAAACCGATATCCATACCAATTAAGCGGCGGACAAAACCAACGTGTGGTTCTTTCACGGATTCTTGCTCTTGAACCTGATATGTTGGTTGCAGATGAACCAACCGCTTCGCTTGATGTATCTGTACAAGCTCAAATGCTTGACATTATCTCACGATGGAGAATGGTGCATCCCCTTGCACTATTATTTATCTCACATGATATTGATCTGATAAAAAGTATCAGTGATACGATAATAACGGTGGATCACGGGCAAATTGTTGGGATAGATGCGAAAAACAATTAG
- a CDS encoding ABC transporter ATP-binding protein has protein sequence MLELSSLQTTFSSNDGIVKAVDSVSLTVNHGERLGLIGETGCGKTVLGMSVVRLLPSSATTSGTIQYNGKDLSRCPEDTMREIRGKEISFILQNPTASLNPVMRVGDQIAEGFMKHQGISYKTAYEQALSLMKQVNFPDAQCKAGKYPHELSGGMKQKIMIAMGLTGDPSLLIADEPTKALDRGNKNEILDLLISATQDKSMIMITHDLSSAGKICDRIAVMYAGEIVEEGPADDVLNAPMHPYTRAFTMAHPTKGSRPIPGSSPSLISPPSGCRFHPRCSEASEICKNCHPDMTIQSDGRGIRCHCH, from the coding sequence ATGCTTGAGCTCTCTTCGCTTCAAACAACATTTTCTTCAAATGATGGAATTGTCAAAGCCGTTGATTCTGTCTCTCTTACTGTTAACCATGGCGAACGTCTCGGCCTTATTGGTGAAACCGGATGTGGGAAAACTGTACTTGGCATGTCGGTTGTTCGCCTCCTTCCCTCATCAGCAACAACAAGCGGGACGATTCAGTATAATGGGAAAGATCTCTCCAGATGTCCTGAAGATACAATGAGGGAGATTAGGGGGAAAGAGATATCTTTCATTCTTCAGAATCCGACCGCTTCATTAAATCCGGTAATGCGGGTTGGGGATCAGATTGCAGAAGGGTTCATGAAACATCAGGGTATTTCATACAAAACAGCGTATGAACAGGCTCTTTCTCTAATGAAGCAGGTCAATTTTCCAGATGCTCAGTGTAAAGCGGGTAAATACCCTCACGAACTGAGCGGGGGAATGAAACAGAAGATAATGATTGCAATGGGTCTAACTGGAGACCCTTCTCTTCTCATAGCTGATGAACCCACTAAAGCACTTGATCGCGGAAACAAAAATGAGATTTTGGACCTCCTGATATCTGCAACCCAGGATAAATCAATGATTATGATCACCCATGACCTATCATCAGCCGGAAAGATCTGTGACAGAATTGCGGTGATGTATGCTGGTGAGATAGTCGAGGAAGGACCTGCAGATGACGTTTTGAATGCACCGATGCACCCATATACTCGGGCATTTACCATGGCACACCCAACAAAAGGAAGTAGGCCGATTCCAGGATCAAGTCCTTCTCTGATCTCTCCACCATCCGGTTGCAGGTTTCATCCCCGGTGTTCAGAGGCGTCAGAAATCTGTAAAAACTGTCACCCTGATATGACCATTCAATCAGATGGGAGGGGAATTCGGTGCCATTGCCACTGA
- a CDS encoding ABC transporter substrate-binding protein, whose product MKLNGVIIVCLVILLVFSSVVFADRTITDSRGKEVTLPDTITSVVTISDSFLEEVMYRLGVIDTLVGVGTNNLGKEFNWSYETVSGKNFTYDGGTHNINVLYPKVATLPVVAAYNTPTNYEKIASLKPDVVIVRAGDCSFWLDDDAMKKTVERIESLGIPVVVSYGPNMKGRETGMASDVSAITDEISLMGKVYNKEKEASDLSQFLTSQVDLIQDKTKYIKDSDKQKVLLLGLSSLARTSGSAADTWGQSAVETSFLEDIVHAKNAFDKPGQVQKLNAEQVLSTEPDVILLPTDWGYHPARELYESPYYQNFKEMQAIKDKRVYALPFLPNNCDIRIEYPIELMIMAKAAYPDLFADVNLGNWILDYYKNIYGVDETMAKKLRTSQWLDWTAESS is encoded by the coding sequence TTGAAATTAAATGGCGTAATTATTGTCTGCCTGGTAATTCTTTTGGTGTTCTCCTCTGTTGTTTTTGCTGATCGGACGATCACTGACAGTAGGGGAAAAGAGGTAACACTGCCTGACACAATCACGAGTGTTGTAACGATAAGTGATAGTTTTCTTGAAGAAGTGATGTACCGACTCGGTGTTATTGACACGCTGGTAGGAGTCGGAACTAATAATCTCGGGAAAGAATTCAACTGGTCATATGAGACAGTATCTGGTAAAAATTTCACCTATGATGGGGGGACACATAATATCAATGTTCTATACCCAAAGGTTGCAACTCTTCCTGTTGTTGCTGCGTACAACACCCCGACAAATTATGAAAAGATCGCCTCGCTTAAGCCTGATGTCGTCATAGTTCGTGCGGGCGATTGTTCATTCTGGCTTGATGATGATGCGATGAAAAAAACAGTGGAGCGGATAGAATCACTTGGTATCCCGGTCGTTGTCTCCTATGGCCCGAATATGAAAGGGCGTGAGACCGGAATGGCATCAGATGTGTCTGCCATCACTGATGAGATCTCACTTATGGGTAAGGTCTATAATAAAGAGAAAGAGGCATCTGATTTATCCCAGTTCCTGACATCACAGGTAGATCTCATACAAGACAAAACAAAGTATATCAAGGATTCAGATAAACAAAAGGTTCTGTTATTGGGCTTGTCATCCCTGGCACGAACGAGTGGGTCAGCTGCAGATACTTGGGGACAGAGTGCAGTTGAGACATCATTCCTTGAGGATATTGTCCATGCAAAGAATGCATTTGATAAGCCAGGACAGGTTCAGAAGTTAAATGCTGAACAGGTTCTCTCAACAGAGCCTGACGTGATTCTTCTTCCAACCGACTGGGGATACCACCCGGCACGGGAGTTGTACGAATCTCCCTATTATCAGAACTTCAAAGAGATGCAGGCAATTAAAGATAAGCGAGTGTATGCTCTGCCCTTCCTTCCAAACAACTGTGATATTCGGATTGAGTATCCAATAGAGCTGATGATCATGGCAAAGGCAGCATATCCAGACCTCTTTGCAGATGTCAACCTTGGTAATTGGATTTTAGATTATTACAAGAATATTTACGGTGTTGATGAAACTATGGCGAAGAAACTCAGAACATCACAGTGGCTTGACTGGACTGCAGAATCATCATAA
- a CDS encoding class I SAM-dependent methyltransferase: MAKASDIDWNELWRIQLTESFNNRNSDRKTDCSCYWDTVESARNYQKTYGIHPDDTSGRIKQIQSLPLSSDSTILEIGAGPGVLTIPIAANVKHITAIEPAKGMFQVLKERAQAQNLNNITLIHKKWEDIETDSIPNDFDLVIASFSLGMPDIREAVLKMSGVCKGEVIIFWHADIPQFEELYSMVWPSLYGREYIVGPKSDLLFNVLYQMKIYPSVEFFEYYQHQSFSSFQDLQDYFRYQHCLECDLDNEVFKAYLDRYVTETDGEFIHHERLPCMMFRWPGDTNLMKNNSKNQHFGV, from the coding sequence ATGGCAAAAGCGAGTGATATCGACTGGAATGAACTCTGGCGGATCCAGCTCACAGAGAGTTTTAACAATAGAAATTCTGATAGAAAAACCGACTGTTCCTGTTACTGGGATACTGTTGAAAGTGCTAGAAATTATCAGAAGACATATGGGATACATCCGGATGATACCTCTGGGAGGATTAAGCAGATCCAAAGCCTCCCACTGTCATCAGATTCTACGATTCTGGAGATTGGAGCCGGTCCTGGGGTTCTGACAATCCCAATCGCTGCAAATGTAAAACATATTACTGCTATTGAACCTGCAAAAGGAATGTTTCAGGTACTGAAGGAGCGTGCTCAGGCTCAGAACCTGAATAATATTACCCTCATTCACAAAAAATGGGAAGATATCGAGACTGACTCGATACCGAATGACTTTGATCTTGTGATCGCTTCCTTTTCGCTTGGTATGCCTGATATCAGAGAGGCAGTGTTGAAGATGTCAGGCGTATGTAAAGGCGAAGTCATCATATTCTGGCATGCAGATATCCCACAATTTGAGGAGTTATACTCTATGGTCTGGCCATCTCTGTATGGACGTGAGTATATAGTTGGGCCCAAATCTGATCTGCTCTTCAATGTTCTGTATCAGATGAAAATCTATCCTTCGGTAGAGTTTTTCGAGTATTACCAGCACCAGTCATTCTCTTCATTTCAGGATCTTCAAGATTATTTCAGGTATCAGCATTGTCTTGAGTGCGACCTTGACAACGAGGTTTTTAAAGCTTATCTTGACCGGTACGTTACCGAAACGGATGGGGAGTTTATTCATCACGAACGTCTTCCCTGCATGATGTTCAGATGGCCTGGTGATACTAATCTGATGAAAAATAACTCGAAGAATCAGCATTTTGGGGTGTAA
- a CDS encoding iron ABC transporter permease — translation MTAYQKVQKLVEYLGYEYPEDYSDRRKVLIIITFLGLIIITGALTLILGAYSISLETVYKIILLHLTGGDLSSISKLHQTIIWDIRLPRIILAITVGGALAIAGAVFQSIFRNPLVEPYILGVSSGAAFGAALAIVFHSIFFSVQISAFAFAVLAVASTYSLARIRGQTPLLTLILAGVIVGAIFSALVSLLNYLADNNQLREIIFWLMGGFYYTSWSDVILLTPIVTLCFFVIWSRAWNLNVLSMGDEEARTLGVNPERNKALMILLATAITALSVSLVGIVAWVGLMMPHASRMILGPDNRFVIPACFCMGAFYLLVCDSLARTITVNEVPIGIITSLLGAPYLCYLIRSKGKSFLG, via the coding sequence ATGACTGCTTATCAGAAAGTTCAAAAATTGGTTGAATATCTTGGATATGAGTACCCGGAGGATTATTCTGACCGGAGAAAGGTCCTGATTATTATCACTTTTCTGGGTTTAATCATCATAACCGGCGCTTTGACTCTTATCCTTGGTGCATACTCAATCTCCCTTGAAACAGTCTACAAGATTATTCTTCTGCATCTCACCGGCGGAGACCTCTCCTCAATATCTAAACTCCATCAGACAATTATCTGGGATATTCGTCTTCCTCGTATCATTCTTGCTATTACAGTTGGAGGAGCACTCGCAATAGCAGGTGCTGTATTTCAGAGTATCTTTAGAAATCCTCTTGTTGAGCCATATATCCTGGGAGTATCATCTGGTGCAGCCTTTGGTGCCGCACTCGCAATTGTGTTCCACTCGATCTTTTTCTCAGTACAAATCTCTGCTTTTGCCTTTGCAGTCTTGGCAGTTGCAAGTACCTATAGTCTTGCCCGAATTCGGGGGCAGACACCCCTGCTTACGCTCATTCTAGCCGGAGTAATAGTTGGTGCGATATTCTCAGCACTTGTCTCCTTACTTAACTATCTTGCTGACAACAACCAGCTGCGGGAGATCATCTTCTGGCTTATGGGGGGATTTTACTACACCTCATGGTCAGATGTGATTCTGCTCACTCCGATTGTAACTCTTTGTTTTTTCGTGATATGGTCACGTGCATGGAATTTGAATGTTCTTTCCATGGGAGATGAAGAAGCACGGACTCTTGGAGTGAACCCTGAACGAAACAAGGCATTGATGATACTACTCGCAACAGCCATAACCGCCCTTTCGGTATCCCTCGTCGGAATCGTAGCATGGGTCGGGCTCATGATGCCACATGCTTCAAGAATGATCCTTGGGCCTGATAACCGGTTTGTTATTCCAGCATGTTTCTGTATGGGTGCATTTTATCTTCTGGTATGTGATTCCCTGGCACGAACAATTACGGTAAATGAAGTACCAATAGGGATTATAACCTCTCTCCTTGGTGCCCCATATCTCTGTTATTTGATCAGATCAAAAGGGAAATCATTCCTCGGGTGA